A region from the Nesterenkonia lacusekhoensis genome encodes:
- a CDS encoding helix-turn-helix domain-containing protein has product MSARSLSVTDAAELLHFKPKTIRAWCAKGVFPNARKYPDDKPRSEWRIPETDIHELEAQRRERPPSALDPKRREALLLGL; this is encoded by the coding sequence ATGAGTGCCCGGAGTCTGAGTGTCACTGATGCGGCTGAGCTTCTGCACTTCAAGCCGAAGACGATTCGGGCATGGTGCGCAAAAGGCGTGTTCCCGAACGCACGCAAGTACCCAGACGACAAGCCACGTAGCGAGTGGCGCATACCAGAGACCGACATTCACGAGCTAGAAGCTCAGAGACGCGAGCGACCACCCAGCGCGCTCGACCCCAAGCGACGAGAAGCCCTGCTACTGGGCCTCTAA
- a CDS encoding iron-siderophore ABC transporter substrate-binding protein — MSALRDRRAPTVRIFAAAAAGAVLLSACGEGEAAGPEAAGDGDFEATTIEHALGEAVIEEQPERVVTLGQGSAETAIALGVVPVGMEEYEWGADETGHLPWIHEEVTEQGEELPELFTGGTEIDVEAILELEPDVILAPWSGITQEQYDVLSDIAPTVAYPELPWTITWEEQIHTVSEALGYEERADELIADIEQQFDDAAQPEWEEHTFSFVYNDGPGTLGVFFEDEQRVAMVRKLGLTVDPVVDEMGEYEVEGTDSAMIGLENADMLEDSDLIFTWYSDDENREEIEAQDLYSSIPAIEDGAVVAPQDNSLVTASSIITPLTVPWVIERYEPLVEEAVENID; from the coding sequence ATGAGCGCATTGCGGGACCGCCGAGCCCCCACTGTCCGAATCTTCGCCGCGGCCGCAGCTGGAGCAGTGTTGCTCTCGGCCTGCGGCGAAGGTGAGGCCGCAGGACCGGAGGCCGCCGGCGACGGCGACTTCGAGGCCACCACCATCGAGCACGCCCTCGGCGAGGCCGTCATCGAGGAGCAGCCGGAACGCGTGGTCACCCTGGGCCAGGGATCGGCCGAGACCGCCATCGCCCTGGGTGTGGTCCCGGTGGGCATGGAGGAGTACGAGTGGGGCGCCGATGAGACCGGGCACCTGCCCTGGATCCATGAGGAGGTCACGGAGCAGGGGGAGGAGCTGCCGGAGCTCTTCACCGGAGGCACCGAGATCGATGTCGAGGCCATCCTGGAGCTCGAGCCCGATGTCATCCTCGCCCCCTGGTCCGGCATCACGCAGGAGCAGTACGACGTCCTCTCGGACATCGCGCCCACTGTGGCCTACCCGGAGCTGCCCTGGACCATCACCTGGGAGGAGCAGATCCACACAGTCTCCGAGGCTCTGGGGTATGAGGAGCGGGCCGATGAGCTCATCGCTGACATCGAGCAGCAGTTCGACGACGCCGCCCAGCCCGAGTGGGAGGAGCACACCTTCTCCTTCGTCTATAACGACGGTCCCGGCACCCTCGGCGTCTTCTTCGAGGACGAACAGCGCGTGGCCATGGTCCGCAAGCTCGGCCTGACGGTGGACCCGGTGGTGGATGAGATGGGCGAGTACGAGGTCGAGGGCACCGATTCGGCCATGATCGGCCTGGAGAACGCCGACATGCTCGAAGACTCCGATCTGATCTTCACCTGGTACTCCGATGACGAGAACCGTGAGGAGATCGAGGCTCAGGATCTCTACTCCTCCATCCCCGCCATCGAGGACGGAGCGGTGGTCGCCCCACAGGACAATTCCCTGGTCACCGCGTCCTCGATCATCACCCCGCTCACGGTGCCGTGGGTGATCGAACGCTACGAGCCGCTCGTCGAAGAGGCCGTTGAGAACATCGACTAG
- a CDS encoding pyridoxine/pyridoxamine 5'-phosphate oxidase, which translates to MTESTRARLRRMPSLTGTKEPVDPASFPDEPVSAFLTWLDEAEAAGVPEPHVMSLSTVDAAGVPDTRMLILKDVDERGWAFATTDSSRKGGQLAANQLAALTFWWQPQIRSVRIRGSAVSASPEESLKDLRARAPEAQAEIDPDDWTLWWVQPTRVEFWQGSPDRRDTRLIYTKEEGEWRFSPRS; encoded by the coding sequence ATGACTGAGAGCACCCGCGCTCGGCTTCGGAGGATGCCTTCGTTGACCGGCACCAAAGAGCCTGTGGACCCGGCGTCCTTCCCCGATGAGCCGGTGAGCGCATTTCTGACCTGGCTGGATGAGGCAGAGGCTGCCGGTGTCCCTGAGCCGCACGTCATGTCTCTGAGCACTGTGGATGCCGCCGGCGTCCCGGACACTCGGATGCTCATCCTCAAGGACGTCGACGAACGCGGCTGGGCGTTCGCCACCACGGACTCCTCGCGCAAAGGCGGACAGCTGGCCGCCAACCAGCTCGCCGCTCTGACCTTCTGGTGGCAGCCCCAGATCCGTTCGGTGCGCATCCGCGGGTCCGCCGTGTCGGCTTCACCGGAGGAGAGCCTCAAGGACCTCCGCGCCCGTGCGCCTGAAGCTCAGGCTGAGATCGACCCGGATGATTGGACGCTCTGGTGGGTCCAACCCACACGGGTGGAGTTCTGGCAGGGATCTCCGGACCGCCGCGACACCCGATTGATCTACACCAAAGAGGAGGGCGAGTGGCGGTTCAGCCCTCGTTCTTGA
- a CDS encoding phage antirepressor KilAC domain-containing protein has product MNTTEEDTMNDLMITVHEAPFDQIKTTTPDGNEFWAARDLMPLLGYGADWRNFREAIDRAKSTAESQGQPVPALFVDATEKTGGRPRQNYRLTRYAAYLVAMNGDPRKPEVAAAQSYFAIRTREAEVLQVQPNNFRIPQSLSEALRLAADQADEIAELSPKAEAYDQFIDGDGLYSIGAVAKMLGLSQNKLFTLLRNSGVLISKGAMRNTPYQQYMHHFAVKAYDYKRSDGTRGTSYTTRVQPSGVDFIRRKLGVASKQLEAA; this is encoded by the coding sequence ATGAACACCACAGAGGAGGACACCATGAACGATCTGATGATCACGGTTCACGAAGCACCGTTCGACCAGATCAAGACGACCACCCCGGACGGGAACGAGTTCTGGGCGGCACGCGACCTGATGCCACTGCTCGGGTACGGGGCCGACTGGCGAAACTTCCGGGAAGCTATTGATCGGGCAAAATCCACAGCGGAGAGCCAAGGCCAGCCTGTTCCGGCCCTTTTCGTTGACGCCACCGAAAAGACTGGTGGCCGTCCCCGGCAGAACTACCGGCTCACTCGGTACGCGGCTTATCTGGTTGCGATGAATGGCGACCCGCGGAAGCCGGAGGTTGCGGCGGCGCAGTCCTACTTCGCTATCCGCACCCGAGAAGCCGAAGTGCTCCAGGTCCAGCCCAACAACTTCCGGATCCCGCAGTCACTCTCAGAAGCTCTCCGACTCGCCGCCGACCAGGCAGATGAAATCGCGGAACTCTCACCCAAGGCAGAGGCGTATGACCAGTTCATCGACGGTGACGGGCTGTACAGCATCGGCGCAGTCGCCAAAATGCTGGGCCTCTCCCAGAACAAACTGTTCACCCTACTCCGGAACAGCGGCGTACTGATCAGCAAGGGCGCAATGAGGAACACCCCCTACCAGCAGTACATGCACCACTTCGCAGTGAAGGCGTACGACTACAAGCGATCCGATGGGACACGGGGAACCAGTTACACCACCCGCGTTCAGCCGTCCGGCGTGGACTTCATCCGCCGGAAGCTCGGTGTCGCCAGCAAGCAGCTGGAGGCCGCATGA
- a CDS encoding ImmA/IrrE family metallo-endopeptidase, with protein MGTLIDYLEALGVKVLHQAPEAQRRWAEWCSRSKTIRIRPDLGAAQYAYALAHEAGHAFHGHSCSWSRWEWEADVFAATWLIRPCEWAAAVKIHETVQGVAHELGVIPHLVRVYHSI; from the coding sequence ATGGGGACGCTGATCGATTACTTAGAAGCATTAGGTGTGAAAGTGCTCCACCAGGCACCAGAAGCGCAGCGACGGTGGGCAGAGTGGTGCTCACGGTCTAAGACAATCAGGATCAGGCCGGACTTAGGGGCGGCGCAGTACGCCTACGCACTGGCTCACGAGGCGGGGCACGCCTTCCATGGGCACTCGTGTTCGTGGTCGCGCTGGGAGTGGGAGGCCGACGTTTTCGCCGCGACCTGGCTAATCCGCCCGTGCGAGTGGGCGGCAGCTGTTAAGATCCATGAGACGGTGCAAGGTGTCGCGCACGAGCTGGGAGTGATCCCGCACTTAGTGAGGGTGTATCACTCGATCTGA
- a CDS encoding helix-turn-helix transcriptional regulator: MTAPTITKRGVFYVELISTDALRQYMKYRGYSVKGLADRIKVSKATIGHLHSGGRRTVGPEIAKSIEKALDAPIGSLFLPKVSTAASSTYQRGRRAA, translated from the coding sequence ATGACGGCACCGACCATCACGAAACGAGGAGTTTTCTACGTGGAACTCATCAGCACAGACGCGCTGCGGCAGTACATGAAGTACCGCGGCTACAGCGTCAAAGGACTGGCCGACAGGATCAAAGTCAGCAAGGCAACTATCGGACACCTCCATAGCGGGGGGCGGCGCACCGTTGGGCCAGAGATCGCCAAGAGCATCGAGAAAGCACTCGATGCCCCTATCGGTTCTCTTTTTTTGCCCAAGGTGTCCACTGCCGCAAGTTCCACCTACCAGCGGGGAAGGCGCGCCGCTTAG
- a CDS encoding phosphomannomutase/phosphoglucomutase, whose protein sequence is MNAVSIDLSASFKAYDVRGLVGETITAESVRAVGAAFVDVLGLSGQQVLVGGDMRPSSSEFSEAFTEGATARGAHVTQLGLISTDLLYFASGTLQAPGVVFTASHNPAEYNGMKMSKAGAVPLSADSGLMEIRDAAQALLDAGQATDAGALPQAGTTGRVDAADMLTPYAEYLRSLVDLSGIRPLKVVVDAANGMSGLTTPAVLGDDTLDALPLEIVPLYFELDGTFPNHPANPLEAENLRDLQAAVTEHGADIGLAFDGDADRCFVIDERGEPVTPSAVTALVAKREIARARAEGEETPVVIHNLITSKAVPETVEREAGRAVETRVGHSFIKAVMAQEAAVFGGEHSAHYYFRDFFNADTGMLAAMHVLAALGGQDQPLSELAAEYDPYFASGEINSEVEDKEGAASRVEAAFAEREVTVSRMDGLTISDAEGTWWFNLRPSNTEPFLRFNGEAHDQQTMEQIRDEVLSIIRQS, encoded by the coding sequence ATGAATGCCGTGAGCATCGATCTGTCTGCATCCTTCAAGGCCTATGACGTCCGCGGACTCGTGGGCGAGACCATCACTGCCGAATCTGTGCGCGCCGTCGGGGCGGCCTTCGTCGACGTGCTGGGCCTGTCCGGCCAGCAGGTCCTGGTCGGAGGGGACATGCGCCCCTCCTCCAGCGAGTTCTCCGAGGCCTTCACCGAGGGGGCCACGGCACGAGGCGCCCATGTCACCCAGCTGGGCCTGATCTCCACCGACCTGCTCTACTTCGCCTCCGGCACCCTGCAGGCCCCCGGGGTGGTCTTCACCGCCAGCCACAACCCGGCCGAGTACAACGGGATGAAGATGTCCAAGGCCGGCGCTGTGCCGCTCTCGGCCGACAGCGGTCTGATGGAGATCCGCGACGCCGCCCAGGCGCTGCTCGACGCCGGCCAGGCCACCGATGCGGGCGCGCTCCCCCAGGCAGGGACCACCGGCCGCGTCGATGCAGCCGATATGCTCACCCCCTACGCCGAGTACCTGCGCTCCCTGGTGGACCTCTCCGGCATCCGCCCGCTGAAGGTGGTGGTGGATGCGGCCAACGGCATGTCCGGGCTGACCACTCCCGCCGTGCTCGGCGATGACACCTTGGACGCCCTCCCCCTGGAGATCGTGCCCCTGTACTTCGAGCTGGACGGCACCTTCCCCAACCACCCGGCCAACCCGCTGGAAGCCGAGAACCTGCGCGACCTGCAGGCCGCGGTGACGGAGCACGGCGCTGACATCGGCCTGGCCTTCGACGGTGACGCCGACCGCTGCTTCGTCATCGACGAGCGCGGCGAGCCAGTCACCCCCTCCGCGGTGACCGCCCTGGTGGCCAAGCGTGAGATCGCCCGGGCACGTGCCGAGGGCGAGGAGACTCCGGTGGTCATCCACAACCTGATCACCTCCAAGGCTGTGCCGGAGACGGTGGAGCGGGAGGCCGGCCGCGCGGTGGAGACCCGGGTGGGTCATTCCTTCATCAAGGCGGTCATGGCACAGGAGGCGGCCGTCTTCGGCGGGGAGCACTCGGCCCACTACTACTTCCGGGACTTCTTCAACGCAGACACCGGCATGCTCGCCGCCATGCACGTGCTGGCCGCGTTGGGTGGCCAGGACCAGCCGCTCTCCGAACTGGCGGCCGAGTACGACCCCTACTTCGCCTCCGGGGAGATCAACTCTGAGGTCGAGGACAAGGAAGGCGCGGCGTCGCGGGTGGAGGCGGCCTTCGCTGAGCGTGAGGTGACCGTCTCCCGCATGGACGGGCTGACCATCTCTGATGCCGAGGGCACCTGGTGGTTCAACCTGCGGCCTTCCAACACTGAGCCCTTCCTGCGGTTCAACGGTGAGGCCCACGATCAGCAGACCATGGAGCAGATCCGCGATGAGGTGCTCTCCATCATCCGCCAGAGCTGA
- a CDS encoding lambda exonuclease family protein — translation MTITVYEELEQGSDAWLQARAGIITASTVGKLLSGKTYAPADNDTSRTLIRSLVTERITGRPEETSQSYDMLRGSLSEPHAREEYEKHHTPVDEVGFITRDFGDFTLGYSPDGMVSEEGLIEIKSPKPHHHLRTLTEDRVPGIYLPQLHQGLMVSDREWIDYISYSPGLPLYVTRVERSLVWDRAILQAAERAEQQARELMAAYNAAASKHPATEWRDVFEEEEILL, via the coding sequence ATGACTATCACCGTGTACGAGGAGCTTGAGCAGGGAAGCGATGCGTGGTTGCAGGCGCGTGCTGGCATCATCACCGCGAGCACTGTCGGCAAGCTGCTCAGTGGGAAAACCTACGCGCCAGCGGACAATGACACCAGCCGCACGCTCATTCGGAGCCTGGTCACTGAGCGGATCACGGGCAGGCCGGAGGAGACGAGCCAGTCATACGACATGCTACGCGGCTCCTTGTCTGAGCCGCACGCCCGAGAAGAATACGAGAAGCACCACACACCGGTGGATGAGGTCGGGTTCATCACCCGCGACTTCGGAGACTTCACCCTCGGCTACTCACCCGATGGCATGGTGAGCGAGGAAGGACTCATTGAAATCAAGAGCCCGAAGCCGCACCACCACCTGCGCACCCTCACCGAAGACCGCGTTCCCGGCATCTACCTGCCCCAGCTCCACCAGGGCCTGATGGTGAGCGATAGGGAATGGATCGACTACATCAGCTACAGCCCCGGCCTGCCCCTGTACGTGACGCGGGTAGAGCGGTCGCTCGTGTGGGACCGGGCAATCCTGCAAGCGGCTGAGCGGGCAGAGCAGCAGGCACGGGAGCTGATGGCCGCATACAACGCAGCCGCCAGCAAGCACCCGGCTACTGAATGGCGGGACGTATTTGAAGAGGAGGAGATCTTGCTGTGA
- a CDS encoding FecCD family ABC transporter permease: MRTSTRALALSGAAVLLLIVAALSLTLGNRETEPERMLAVLMGEGDQFMEQVLAARWPRTVMGAAVGAALAVSGILIQSVMRNPLGEPGLLGVTMGASASVVTASAVFGAAGGFAVVGAAMPGAVLAVTAVYLLGSRSGSRSVIPLILAGAVVSAVLGAYVQAMILARPEVFDSYRHWVVGSLAGARFETLWAVLPALLLGLLLALASVGGLNALALGEDLAAGLGVKVRRLRLMALAAATLLAAAATAAVGPIAFVGLAVPHLVRALVGSDHRWQLPLALILGAALLLVADVAARIVARPEELMVGVVTAFVGAPFLLAAVRKGKVRG; the protein is encoded by the coding sequence TTGAGAACATCGACTAGAGCTCTCGCCCTGTCCGGGGCGGCGGTGCTGCTGCTGATCGTGGCAGCCCTCAGCCTCACCCTGGGCAACCGCGAGACGGAGCCCGAGCGCATGCTGGCAGTCCTGATGGGGGAGGGCGACCAGTTCATGGAGCAGGTCCTGGCCGCCCGCTGGCCGCGCACCGTCATGGGTGCCGCGGTCGGGGCGGCTCTGGCCGTCTCCGGAATACTCATCCAATCGGTGATGCGCAATCCCCTGGGGGAGCCGGGCCTGTTGGGCGTGACCATGGGAGCCTCGGCGTCGGTGGTGACCGCTTCCGCCGTCTTCGGCGCAGCCGGTGGCTTCGCCGTCGTCGGGGCGGCCATGCCCGGAGCCGTGTTGGCCGTGACGGCGGTGTATCTGCTGGGCAGCCGCTCCGGCAGCAGGTCAGTGATTCCGCTGATCCTGGCCGGAGCAGTGGTCTCGGCCGTGCTGGGAGCCTATGTCCAAGCGATGATCCTCGCTCGTCCCGAGGTCTTCGACTCCTACCGACACTGGGTGGTCGGCTCACTCGCCGGGGCCCGATTCGAGACTCTGTGGGCGGTGCTGCCGGCTCTGCTGCTCGGGCTGCTGCTGGCCCTGGCCTCCGTGGGTGGGCTCAACGCTCTCGCCCTGGGGGAGGATCTGGCGGCAGGGCTCGGAGTGAAGGTCCGCAGGCTCAGGCTCATGGCTCTGGCGGCCGCCACTCTGCTGGCGGCCGCGGCCACCGCCGCCGTCGGGCCCATCGCCTTCGTCGGGCTGGCCGTCCCGCATCTGGTCCGTGCTCTGGTGGGAAGCGATCACCGTTGGCAGCTTCCCCTGGCGCTGATCCTGGGCGCTGCCCTGCTGCTGGTCGCAGACGTGGCCGCCCGGATCGTGGCCCGTCCGGAGGAGCTGATGGTGGGAGTGGTCACCGCCTTCGTGGGAGCGCCCTTCCTGCTGGCGGCCGTGCGAAAGGGGAAGGTCCGCGGATGA
- the nrdH gene encoding glutaredoxin-like protein NrdH: MTQPIVTVYSRPACVQCNATYMALDKAGVEYEVINLATDSESLELVRTEMGYMQAPVVIAEYADGTAEHWSGFRPDKIAEHITSHTTQEK, encoded by the coding sequence GTGACCCAGCCAATCGTGACCGTGTACAGCCGACCAGCGTGTGTGCAGTGCAACGCCACATACATGGCGCTGGATAAGGCAGGGGTCGAGTACGAGGTCATCAACCTAGCCACCGACTCAGAATCACTCGAGCTAGTACGCACTGAGATGGGCTACATGCAGGCACCCGTCGTCATTGCCGAATACGCGGACGGCACAGCAGAACACTGGTCAGGATTCCGACCAGACAAGATCGCTGAGCACATCACCAGCCACACCACACAGGAGAAGTAA
- a CDS encoding single-stranded DNA-binding protein — MSSITVIGNIGSAELKFTQSGKAALNLSLAENHRRKNQQTDEWEDAGTSWYRATLWEEQAELAADQLQKGTRVIVTGTPVTRTYTTQQGEERESREILVNAIGPAIPKRKPQAQQGGGFGGGQAQQPAADPWGQQNNAADPWGGQPSTGGGWDTPNTGQPAF; from the coding sequence ATGAGCAGCATCACCGTCATCGGCAACATCGGCAGCGCAGAGCTGAAGTTCACACAGTCCGGGAAAGCCGCACTGAACCTCAGCCTCGCAGAGAACCATCGCCGGAAGAACCAGCAGACCGACGAATGGGAAGACGCCGGCACCTCTTGGTATCGCGCCACCCTGTGGGAAGAGCAGGCCGAGCTTGCCGCCGATCAGCTCCAGAAGGGCACCCGCGTCATCGTCACCGGGACACCGGTCACCCGCACTTACACCACCCAGCAGGGAGAGGAGCGGGAGTCACGGGAAATCCTGGTGAACGCTATCGGCCCGGCTATCCCCAAGAGGAAGCCGCAGGCTCAGCAGGGCGGCGGGTTCGGCGGGGGTCAGGCTCAGCAGCCTGCCGCGGACCCGTGGGGGCAGCAGAACAACGCCGCAGACCCCTGGGGAGGACAGCCCTCTACCGGTGGCGGCTGGGACACGCCCAACACCGGACAGCCAGCATTCTGA
- a CDS encoding FecCD family ABC transporter permease — protein sequence MSTLDTTAVGTTAAGTTTTEATAERPIHGARVFRWGERVRLPWRVRSGWVLAGLTALIVGLGLATLAWGPMGAGPRDLLAALRGEAEATTLFVLERLRGPRVLAAVGAGVALGLAGALFQCVTRNPLGSPDVIGLGAGAGAGVAVSTLLWPGMVPAPVGAVLGAGLAVAVVWWSTGMGFASPARVIITGIGVFAMATAVTHYVVAVALRDSAHDLAAYLVGSLGTRNMGHVLIIAVSLAVLIPLVFLISRRLLLMDLGDELAQSLGARATATRTWAILLAVLLAAAAVSVAGPVAFVALTAPHIARKLTRAPGPNLTVSAAVGAFILVSADLLVQQMPGLDGLPVGIVTAGAGGLYLGYLLLLEFRRTSGQT from the coding sequence ATGAGCACGCTGGACACGACAGCTGTAGGCACGACAGCTGCAGGTACGACCACCACAGAGGCCACCGCAGAGAGGCCCATCCATGGTGCACGCGTCTTCCGCTGGGGAGAGCGCGTCCGGCTGCCCTGGCGGGTCCGGAGCGGCTGGGTGCTGGCCGGGCTGACCGCCCTGATCGTCGGTCTGGGGTTGGCCACATTGGCCTGGGGACCCATGGGCGCCGGGCCGCGGGACCTTCTGGCAGCGCTGCGAGGCGAGGCTGAGGCCACCACGCTCTTCGTCCTGGAGCGGCTGCGGGGCCCACGGGTGCTCGCCGCCGTCGGAGCCGGCGTCGCGCTCGGTCTGGCCGGAGCTCTGTTCCAATGCGTGACGCGCAATCCTCTGGGCAGCCCGGACGTCATCGGGCTGGGTGCCGGAGCCGGGGCCGGCGTCGCGGTGAGCACTCTGCTGTGGCCCGGGATGGTGCCGGCCCCCGTGGGGGCGGTGCTGGGCGCTGGGCTGGCCGTGGCGGTGGTGTGGTGGTCCACCGGGATGGGTTTCGCCTCGCCCGCCCGGGTGATCATCACCGGCATCGGAGTCTTCGCCATGGCCACAGCGGTCACCCACTATGTGGTGGCGGTGGCGCTGCGCGACTCCGCCCATGATCTGGCCGCCTACCTGGTGGGATCGTTGGGCACTCGGAACATGGGGCACGTGCTGATCATCGCCGTCTCCCTGGCCGTGCTGATCCCGCTGGTCTTCCTGATCAGCCGTCGCCTGCTGCTGATGGACCTGGGCGACGAACTCGCCCAGTCCCTGGGTGCACGGGCGACGGCGACCCGCACCTGGGCCATCCTGCTGGCAGTCCTGCTGGCGGCGGCTGCGGTCTCCGTGGCCGGGCCGGTGGCCTTCGTCGCGCTGACCGCACCGCATATCGCCCGGAAGCTGACCCGCGCTCCGGGTCCCAACCTGACGGTCTCGGCAGCCGTGGGCGCCTTCATCCTGGTCAGCGCGGACCTGCTGGTCCAACAGATGCCAGGCCTGGACGGACTGCCGGTGGGGATCGTCACCGCCGGCGCCGGCGGGCTCTACCTGGGATATCTGCTCCTGCTGGAGTTCCGCAGGACCTCGGGCCAGACCTGA
- the speB gene encoding agmatinase translates to MTQPIGPRDSSATPRFAGRANYALLPSLEEVGTADVAVAGIPFDSGVSYRPGARFGPSHVREASRLLRPYNPAQDISPFAVQQVADAGDIVANPFDLDEAVRQVHQGAVDLLERAGRFVMIGGDHTVAYPLLKAMYEKHGPIAVLHADAHLDTWDTYFGAPITHGTPFRRASEDGFIDLTASAHLGIRGPLYGKGDLEDDQTLGFEITTTDFIEEHGVLAALERLRARLGDKPVYISIDIDVLDPAHAPGTGTPEAAGMTSRELLRIIRGLTDLNIVGADVVEVSPAYDHAQLTAIAAAHVVYELISAMGAQAEGR, encoded by the coding sequence ATGACTCAACCCATCGGCCCCCGCGACAGCAGCGCCACCCCGCGCTTCGCCGGACGGGCCAACTACGCCCTGCTGCCGAGCCTGGAGGAGGTCGGCACCGCTGATGTGGCGGTGGCCGGTATCCCCTTCGACTCGGGCGTGAGCTACCGCCCGGGAGCTCGCTTCGGCCCCAGTCATGTCCGTGAGGCCTCCCGGCTCCTGCGCCCCTACAACCCGGCGCAGGACATCTCTCCCTTCGCAGTGCAGCAGGTCGCCGACGCCGGCGACATCGTCGCCAACCCCTTCGACCTGGATGAGGCCGTCCGGCAGGTCCATCAGGGGGCGGTCGACCTGCTGGAGAGGGCCGGACGGTTCGTGATGATCGGCGGCGACCACACGGTGGCCTATCCGCTGCTGAAGGCGATGTACGAGAAGCATGGCCCTATTGCAGTGCTGCACGCCGATGCCCACCTGGACACCTGGGACACCTACTTCGGTGCCCCGATCACCCACGGCACCCCCTTCCGCCGGGCCAGCGAGGACGGGTTCATCGACCTGACCGCGAGCGCACACCTGGGCATCCGCGGACCGCTCTACGGCAAGGGCGACCTGGAGGATGATCAGACGCTCGGGTTCGAGATCACCACCACCGACTTCATCGAAGAGCACGGTGTGCTCGCCGCCCTGGAGCGGCTGCGCGCACGGCTGGGCGATAAGCCGGTCTACATCTCCATCGACATCGATGTCCTGGACCCGGCCCATGCCCCCGGAACCGGCACCCCGGAGGCCGCGGGCATGACCAGCCGCGAGCTGCTGAGGATCATCCGCGGCCTCACGGATCTGAACATCGTCGGCGCCGACGTCGTCGAGGTCTCCCCCGCCTATGACCACGCGCAGCTGACGGCCATAGCGGCGGCCCATGTGGTCTATGAGCTGATCTCTGCGATGGGCGCTCAGGCCGAGGGTCGGTGA
- a CDS encoding NAD(P)H-quinone oxidoreductase, translating to MRAVRYAEAGGPEVIRTVDVEDPVPAAGEVLIEVAAAGLNRADSMQRMGVYPPPQGVTDIPGLEVSGTVAAAGEGSEESVRDLIGTDVVALLAGGGYAEKVVVDARQVLPAPEGVSLTDAAGLIEVAATVHSNLRGEAGVTAEDTVLIHGGTGGIGSFALQYLRHVGATTITTVGSPQKAELAAQLGADHVIDYRAEDVQDRVREITEGRGVDVILDVVGAKYLETNLKSLAVDGRMVVIGLQGGRKAELDLGLMLGRRLRIIATTLRSRDAAAKGEIVRGVGEEIWPLISSGDIAVQTGRVFGLDEAQQAHEYFDSGEHTGKVLLEMSR from the coding sequence ATGCGCGCAGTCCGCTACGCAGAGGCAGGAGGCCCAGAGGTCATCCGGACGGTGGACGTCGAGGACCCCGTCCCCGCCGCCGGAGAAGTGCTGATCGAGGTGGCCGCGGCAGGGCTCAACCGTGCCGATTCCATGCAGCGTATGGGCGTCTACCCGCCGCCGCAGGGCGTCACTGACATCCCGGGGCTGGAGGTCTCCGGCACAGTGGCGGCCGCCGGTGAGGGCAGTGAGGAATCAGTCCGCGACCTCATCGGGACGGATGTCGTGGCCCTGCTGGCCGGCGGCGGCTACGCGGAGAAGGTCGTCGTGGACGCCCGTCAGGTGCTTCCGGCGCCGGAAGGAGTCAGCCTCACCGACGCCGCCGGGCTGATCGAAGTCGCCGCCACCGTCCACTCCAATCTGCGTGGGGAGGCCGGGGTCACCGCAGAGGACACCGTCCTCATCCATGGCGGAACCGGAGGCATCGGCAGCTTCGCTCTGCAATATCTGCGCCACGTCGGGGCCACCACCATCACCACAGTGGGCAGCCCGCAGAAGGCGGAGCTGGCCGCGCAGCTCGGTGCCGATCATGTGATCGACTACCGCGCCGAAGATGTGCAGGACCGAGTCCGTGAGATCACCGAGGGGCGCGGCGTCGACGTGATCCTCGACGTGGTCGGGGCGAAGTACCTGGAGACCAACCTGAAGTCCCTGGCCGTGGACGGGCGGATGGTCGTCATCGGGCTGCAGGGCGGCCGGAAGGCTGAGCTGGATCTGGGCCTGATGCTGGGCAGGCGGCTGCGGATCATCGCCACCACTCTGCGCTCCCGCGACGCCGCCGCCAAGGGCGAGATCGTCCGCGGCGTCGGTGAGGAGATCTGGCCGCTGATCAGCAGCGGGGACATCGCGGTGCAGACCGGCCGGGTCTTCGGGCTGGATGAGGCGCAGCAGGCCCACGAGTACTTCGACTCCGGCGAGCACACCGGCAAGGTCCTGCTCGAGATGAGCCGGTAG